A part of Streptomyces sp. NBC_01235 genomic DNA contains:
- a CDS encoding NAD(P) transhydrogenase subunit alpha, translating to MATVTVGAVRERAPGERRVALVPEAVTLLRRAGLDVLVETGAGSGAWFTDADYTDAGASVVPPQELYARADAVLCVAAPDPETAGALRAGQTLIGLLEPLRHPALVGELAGRGVRTVSLDLLPRTLSRAQSMDALTSQANVAGYKAALLAADSYDRFLPMLTTAAGTMRPAQVLVLGAGVAGLQAIATARRLGAAVTAYDVRPASRGEVESLGARFLDVQRPPDGEPGAERGGYARELTEAEQQAQRAALDAHIARSDIVITTAQVPGRKPPLLVTASVLERMQSGSVVVDLAASELGGNVEDSEPDKTAVLDNGVTVIGAGHLPSAMATAASTAYARNLVALLRHLVREGELVLDPADEITGALMGGETS from the coding sequence ATGGCCACCGTCACCGTAGGTGCCGTACGGGAGCGGGCTCCCGGCGAACGCCGGGTCGCCCTCGTCCCCGAGGCCGTCACCCTCCTGCGCCGGGCCGGGCTCGACGTCCTGGTCGAGACCGGGGCGGGCTCGGGAGCCTGGTTCACCGACGCCGACTACACGGACGCCGGCGCGAGCGTCGTACCCCCGCAGGAGCTCTACGCACGGGCGGACGCCGTCCTGTGCGTGGCGGCGCCCGACCCGGAGACCGCGGGGGCGCTGCGCGCCGGTCAGACCCTGATCGGCCTGCTCGAACCGCTGCGGCACCCTGCCCTGGTCGGGGAACTGGCCGGACGCGGAGTGCGCACGGTGAGCCTCGACCTGCTGCCGCGCACCCTCAGCCGCGCCCAGTCCATGGACGCGCTGACCTCCCAGGCCAATGTCGCCGGCTACAAGGCCGCCCTGCTCGCCGCCGACTCCTACGACCGTTTCCTCCCGATGCTGACCACCGCGGCGGGCACCATGCGCCCGGCGCAGGTCCTGGTCCTCGGCGCCGGAGTGGCCGGACTGCAGGCCATCGCCACGGCCCGCCGCCTCGGCGCCGCCGTCACGGCGTACGACGTACGCCCCGCGTCACGAGGGGAGGTGGAGTCCCTCGGCGCCCGGTTCCTCGACGTCCAGCGCCCGCCGGACGGAGAACCGGGCGCCGAACGGGGAGGCTACGCACGGGAGTTGACCGAGGCCGAGCAGCAGGCCCAGCGCGCGGCGCTCGACGCGCACATCGCCCGCTCCGACATCGTCATCACGACCGCCCAGGTTCCCGGACGCAAGCCGCCGCTGCTGGTGACCGCGTCCGTGCTGGAGCGGATGCAATCCGGCTCGGTCGTCGTCGACCTCGCCGCGAGCGAACTCGGCGGCAACGTCGAGGACTCCGAACCCGACAAGACCGCCGTCCTGGACAACGGGGTCACCGTCATCGGCGCGGGCCACCTGCCCTCCGCGATGGCCACCGCCGCGTCCACGGCCTATGCCCGCAACCTCGTCGCCCTGTTGCGCCACCTGGTGCGCGAGGGCGAACTCGTCCTCGACCCGGCCGACGAGATCACGGGCGCCCTCATGGGAGGTGAAACGTCATGA
- a CDS encoding NAD(P) transhydrogenase subunit alpha: protein MNDLDLLTAITVFVLSVLVGIEVISKVPATLHTPLMSGSNSVHGIVVVGAMLIAAESHTWLGYVLAFVAMVFGAMNVVGGYVVTDRMLEMFKARPAAEKKTSGTQEKAEV, encoded by the coding sequence ATGAACGACCTCGACCTCCTCACCGCGATCACCGTGTTCGTACTGAGCGTGCTGGTCGGCATCGAGGTCATCAGCAAGGTCCCCGCGACCCTGCACACCCCGCTGATGTCCGGCTCCAACTCGGTGCACGGCATCGTCGTCGTCGGCGCCATGCTGATCGCGGCGGAGTCGCACACCTGGCTCGGCTACGTCCTGGCCTTCGTGGCCATGGTCTTCGGCGCGATGAACGTCGTCGGCGGATACGTCGTCACGGACCGGATGCTGGAGATGTTCAAGGCCCGGCCGGCGGCGGAGAAGAAGACTTCCGGAACGCAAGAGAAGGCGGAGGTGTGA
- a CDS encoding NAD(P)(+) transhydrogenase (Re/Si-specific) subunit beta has translation MDTVSNAVHYVFLGAAACFVIGLHLMNHPRTARRGNTLSAFAMAVAIGATVWLVADEGTISGTGWLVLGTGGLVGAALGLWAAREVRMTAMPQLVSLFNAVGGGAAALIAVNDLLQADDAAALGARVSVPGALDIVIGAVTFSGSLIAAGKLQGIVSGAPVVFPGARLLNVLLPASFVAGTVWLVLAPDSRTALYGLTAVALLFGVTMVLPIGGADMPVVIALLNAFTGSAVAMAGFVLDETALIIAGMLVSASGGILTKLMADAMNRSIANVVIGGFGTGDGAPAATGAGGAAQVRPVSADDVAIQLAYASKVVFVPGYGLAAAQAQHELGDLAKLLTAHGIDVSYAVHPVAGRMPGHMNVLLAEANVPYTQLKEMDEANPQFPQADVALVVGANDVTNPIARRPGNAISGMPILDVDKAKSVVVIKRSMGHGYAGIDNELYTDPKTGMFFTDAKKGLSELKAAVAEFVG, from the coding sequence ATGGACACCGTCTCCAACGCCGTCCACTACGTCTTCCTGGGCGCGGCCGCCTGCTTCGTGATCGGCCTGCACCTGATGAACCACCCGCGCACCGCCCGCCGCGGCAACACCCTCTCCGCGTTCGCGATGGCCGTCGCGATCGGGGCCACCGTGTGGCTGGTGGCCGACGAGGGCACCATCAGCGGCACCGGCTGGCTCGTGCTCGGCACCGGCGGTCTCGTCGGCGCGGCACTCGGCCTGTGGGCCGCGCGCGAGGTGCGGATGACCGCCATGCCCCAACTGGTCAGCCTCTTCAACGCCGTCGGCGGCGGCGCGGCCGCCCTCATCGCCGTGAACGACCTGCTCCAGGCCGACGACGCGGCCGCACTCGGCGCCAGGGTCTCCGTGCCGGGCGCGCTGGACATCGTCATCGGCGCGGTCACCTTCTCCGGGTCGCTGATCGCGGCCGGCAAACTCCAAGGGATCGTGTCCGGGGCGCCCGTCGTCTTCCCCGGGGCACGGCTGCTGAACGTGCTGCTGCCGGCCTCCTTCGTCGCCGGCACGGTCTGGCTGGTGCTGGCGCCGGACTCCCGTACGGCGCTGTACGGGCTGACCGCCGTGGCCCTGCTGTTCGGCGTGACCATGGTGCTGCCCATCGGCGGCGCCGACATGCCGGTCGTCATCGCCCTGCTGAACGCCTTCACGGGATCCGCGGTCGCGATGGCCGGCTTCGTCCTCGACGAGACCGCGCTGATCATCGCGGGCATGCTCGTCAGCGCCTCGGGCGGCATCCTCACCAAGCTGATGGCCGACGCCATGAACCGCTCCATCGCCAACGTCGTCATCGGCGGCTTCGGCACCGGCGACGGCGCTCCGGCGGCGACCGGTGCGGGCGGGGCCGCCCAGGTGCGGCCGGTCTCCGCGGACGACGTGGCGATCCAGCTGGCGTACGCGAGCAAGGTCGTCTTCGTCCCCGGCTACGGCCTCGCCGCAGCCCAGGCCCAGCACGAACTCGGCGACCTGGCCAAGCTGCTCACCGCCCACGGCATCGACGTCAGCTACGCCGTGCACCCGGTCGCGGGCCGCATGCCGGGCCACATGAACGTCCTCCTGGCCGAGGCGAACGTGCCCTACACCCAGCTGAAGGAGATGGACGAGGCCAACCCGCAGTTCCCGCAGGCCGACGTCGCGCTCGTCGTCGGCGCCAACGACGTGACCAACCCCATCGCCCGCCGCCCCGGCAACGCGATCTCCGGCATGCCGATCCTCGACGTCGACAAGGCGAAGAGCGTCGTGGTCATCAAGCGGTCGATGGGCCACGGCTACGCGGGCATCGACAACGAGCTGTACACCGACCCGAAGACCGGGATGTTCTTCACCGACGCGAAGAAGGGACTGAGCGAACTGAAGGCCGCCGTCGCCGAGTTCGTCGGCTGA
- a CDS encoding Acg family FMN-binding oxidoreductase: MSVRELDTTTVTALVEDATAAPSMHNAQPWKFRFLRGDSTVQVYSDLERAMPQTDPTTRALHLGCAAALFNLRVAAAHAGWASATGLLPDPANPRLLAVVRLTRPALPGDGLEDDLVPLYPAIHRRRTSRLPFTDEEIPAAIKDALSAAALLEGARLAFPDAWHVHTLLDLVHDAEGRDALDAAATAELRHWTRVGTEAAETASDGVPEYAFGPRKLFGRAPVRDFAARLRLPGREAAAFENAPQLAVLGTTHDRPGDWLLAGQAMERVLLQATLDGLATSLTSQPLEWPELRWTVRDPQSAMGFIHMVLRLGYGPAGPGTPRRPVQEVLDIE; this comes from the coding sequence GTGTCCGTACGTGAACTCGACACGACGACCGTGACAGCCCTGGTCGAAGACGCCACGGCCGCTCCGTCCATGCACAACGCGCAGCCGTGGAAATTCCGCTTTCTGCGCGGTGACAGCACCGTCCAGGTGTACTCCGACCTCGAGCGCGCCATGCCCCAGACGGACCCCACGACCCGCGCTCTTCACCTGGGGTGCGCCGCCGCGCTGTTCAACCTCCGCGTCGCCGCCGCCCACGCGGGCTGGGCATCGGCCACCGGGCTGCTGCCCGACCCGGCGAATCCGCGCCTGCTCGCGGTGGTACGGCTGACCCGCCCGGCGCTTCCCGGGGACGGCCTGGAGGACGACCTCGTCCCGCTGTATCCGGCGATCCACCGCCGCCGCACCAGCCGACTTCCGTTCACCGACGAGGAGATCCCCGCGGCCATCAAGGACGCCCTGAGCGCCGCCGCCCTCCTGGAGGGGGCACGACTGGCCTTCCCCGACGCCTGGCATGTACACACACTGCTGGACCTGGTCCACGACGCCGAGGGGCGCGACGCCCTGGACGCCGCCGCCACCGCGGAACTGCGGCACTGGACCCGGGTGGGCACAGAGGCGGCGGAAACCGCGAGCGACGGGGTACCGGAATACGCCTTCGGCCCCCGCAAGCTCTTTGGCAGGGCGCCGGTGCGTGACTTCGCCGCCCGGCTGCGCCTTCCCGGCCGCGAGGCCGCCGCGTTCGAGAACGCGCCCCAGCTCGCCGTGCTCGGCACCACCCACGACCGGCCGGGTGACTGGCTGCTGGCGGGCCAGGCCATGGAACGTGTCCTGCTCCAGGCCACCCTCGACGGACTCGCCACCTCACTCACCTCCCAGCCCCTGGAATGGCCCGAACTCCGCTGGACCGTGCGCGACCCTCAGTCGGCGATGGGATTCATCCATATGGTCCTCCGGCTCGGATACGGTCCTGCGGGCCCCGGCACCCCGCGCCGCCCCGTGCAGGAGGTGCTCGACATCGAGTGA
- a CDS encoding glucose 1-dehydrogenase, with amino-acid sequence MGRLNERVAIVTGGARGIGAAVARLFAAEGAAVTVADVLDTEGAELAAELGGPARYAHLDVSTEDDWQKVVAETEGEQGPVSVLVNNAGILEWGTIEEQTLASFRRVIDVNLQGAWLGMRTAAPSLRRAGGGAIVNISSIAGITGYAGIGGYVASKWGLRGLTKAAALELAPDGIRVCSIHPGAVRTAMTADFDDSFTAAQPLPRFGEPEEVARMALFIATEATFSTGVEFVLDGGVTAGPPTTLTAGH; translated from the coding sequence ATGGGACGTCTCAACGAGCGGGTGGCGATCGTCACGGGTGGAGCCAGAGGGATAGGCGCCGCCGTGGCACGGCTGTTCGCCGCGGAAGGCGCAGCCGTGACGGTCGCCGACGTCCTCGACACCGAGGGAGCGGAACTGGCGGCCGAGCTCGGCGGCCCGGCCCGGTACGCGCACCTGGACGTCAGCACCGAGGACGACTGGCAGAAGGTGGTGGCGGAGACAGAGGGGGAACAGGGCCCGGTCTCGGTGCTGGTCAACAACGCCGGCATCCTCGAGTGGGGGACCATCGAGGAACAGACCCTCGCGTCCTTCCGCCGGGTCATCGACGTCAACCTCCAGGGCGCCTGGCTGGGTATGCGTACGGCGGCTCCTTCGCTTCGTCGGGCCGGTGGAGGCGCGATCGTGAACATCTCCTCGATCGCCGGCATCACCGGCTACGCGGGCATCGGAGGCTACGTGGCCAGCAAGTGGGGGCTGCGCGGCCTGACCAAGGCCGCAGCACTGGAACTGGCCCCGGACGGGATCCGTGTCTGCTCGATCCACCCCGGCGCGGTGCGCACCGCGATGACGGCCGACTTCGACGACTCCTTCACGGCCGCACAGCCCCTCCCCCGGTTCGGTGAGCCCGAGGAGGTCGCCCGCATGGCGCTCTTCATCGCCACCGAAGCCACCTTCTCCACCGGCGTGGAGTTCGTACTGGACGGCGGCGTCACCGCCGGCCCGCCGACCACCCTGACGGCCGGGCACTGA
- a CDS encoding CBS domain-containing protein, producing MTTAREIMHAGATCVQESETLQDAARRMKELDVGALPICGPDDRLHGIITDRDIVVKCLARGKDPRTMTAGQLEQGKPVTIDAQADAVQVLHTMEEHRIRRLPVTDNHRLVGMISEADLARHLPEDQVGHFVEVVCATV from the coding sequence ATGACGACAGCCCGGGAGATCATGCACGCCGGTGCCACGTGTGTGCAGGAGAGCGAAACCCTTCAGGACGCGGCGCGCCGGATGAAGGAACTGGACGTCGGAGCCCTGCCCATCTGCGGGCCGGACGACCGACTCCACGGGATCATCACGGACCGCGACATCGTCGTGAAGTGTCTCGCCAGGGGCAAGGACCCCAGGACCATGACCGCCGGCCAGCTGGAGCAGGGCAAGCCGGTCACGATCGATGCCCAGGCCGATGCCGTCCAGGTCCTGCACACCATGGAGGAGCACAGGATCCGCCGGCTGCCGGTGACCGACAACCATCGCCTCGTCGGCATGATCAGCGAGGCGGACCTCGCACGTCACCTTCCCGAGGACCAGGTCGGCCACTTCGTCGAGGTCGTCTGCGCGACGGTCTGA
- a CDS encoding potassium channel family protein translates to MKWLVSLVGAGLVMVTLRDLFHTLWHPTRHGGLSRLVMTALWRLARRLRAPGRVVGLVGPLAMVTVVSMWAVTVVLGWAIVYWPHMPGAFTFSPGSQAAQEPALLDSVYLSLVTVATLGLGDIAPDEGWLRLVSPLEALIGFALLTATVSWVLEIYPALTRRRVLAVRLALLRDAEPTTRQIDCTAGALLLDSLATDVARVRIDFTQYAEAYYFHDGEDHSSLAAMVGYAVVLAQRGQVAGRPEVRLAGAMLAGALKDLAAILDQRFLHTGGPPTAVFAAYAADHGRDDAQP, encoded by the coding sequence ATGAAGTGGTTGGTCTCGCTGGTCGGCGCCGGGCTCGTCATGGTCACCCTGCGGGATCTGTTCCACACGCTCTGGCACCCCACACGCCACGGTGGCCTCAGCCGCCTCGTCATGACGGCACTGTGGCGCCTCGCCCGGCGTTTGCGCGCGCCCGGCCGCGTGGTCGGGCTCGTCGGGCCGCTCGCCATGGTCACGGTCGTGAGCATGTGGGCCGTCACCGTCGTACTGGGCTGGGCGATCGTCTACTGGCCCCACATGCCCGGGGCGTTCACCTTCTCCCCCGGTTCCCAGGCGGCACAGGAGCCGGCACTGCTCGACTCCGTGTACCTGTCGCTCGTCACGGTGGCCACCCTGGGGCTGGGCGACATCGCACCCGACGAGGGCTGGCTTCGTCTGGTCTCACCGCTCGAAGCCCTCATCGGTTTCGCTCTCCTGACCGCCACCGTCTCCTGGGTGCTGGAGATCTATCCGGCGCTGACCCGCAGGAGGGTCCTGGCCGTCCGGCTGGCTCTGCTGCGTGACGCGGAGCCGACGACGCGGCAGATCGACTGCACCGCGGGGGCGCTGCTGCTGGACAGCCTGGCCACCGACGTCGCACGCGTCCGCATCGACTTCACCCAGTACGCCGAGGCGTACTACTTCCATGACGGAGAGGACCACTCGTCGCTGGCGGCCATGGTCGGTTACGCGGTCGTGCTCGCCCAGCGCGGGCAGGTGGCGGGACGGCCGGAGGTGCGACTGGCGGGTGCCATGCTCGCCGGTGCGTTGAAAGACCTTGCTGCCATCCTCGACCAGCGTTTCCTCCACACGGGCGGCCCGCCGACGGCCGTGTTCGCCGCCTACGCCGCCGACCACGGCCGTGACGACGCTCAGCCCTGA
- a CDS encoding DUF1918 domain-containing protein — protein sequence MRAHLGDQLVIERTTTGAARRDGEIVGLHHEDGTPPYDVRWSDTDEVTLVFPGPDAHIHHLEHEQPPTAHAPQGPDTAEAEAMPPGTLRPGDIGRRVAVERRRQGLSREETARRARMSPSYLAYLEERPAEPSMASLIRLADALATTVTTLRGGGTEVPPGQGQSLLHPRLRDIGPQECRTLLSTHGVGRIAVWASDGRPAVVPVNYDVIDDVIVFRTAPDSTPAAAVGTEVAFEVDHMDEALSQGWSVLAVGPANVVTQPDTVRRLTEHAHTTPWAGGERDMWVSIRPEHLTGRRITAAEG from the coding sequence ATGAGAGCGCACCTCGGCGACCAACTCGTCATCGAACGCACGACGACCGGCGCCGCCAGGCGCGACGGCGAGATCGTCGGACTCCATCACGAGGACGGAACTCCGCCCTACGACGTGCGCTGGTCGGACACGGACGAAGTGACGCTCGTGTTCCCCGGACCCGACGCACACATCCACCATCTCGAACACGAACAGCCCCCGACCGCCCACGCCCCTCAAGGCCCCGACACGGCCGAGGCAGAGGCCATGCCACCGGGGACACTGCGCCCCGGCGACATCGGCCGACGCGTGGCCGTCGAACGCCGCAGACAGGGACTCAGCCGCGAGGAGACGGCCCGCCGCGCACGCATGTCCCCCAGCTACCTGGCATACCTGGAGGAACGCCCTGCCGAACCGAGCATGGCGAGCCTCATCAGACTCGCCGACGCACTGGCCACCACCGTCACCACGCTGCGCGGAGGAGGAACCGAGGTCCCACCCGGCCAGGGACAGTCGCTGCTGCATCCCCGACTACGGGACATCGGCCCGCAGGAATGCCGCACCCTGCTCTCCACCCACGGCGTGGGGCGCATCGCGGTGTGGGCGTCCGACGGCCGCCCCGCGGTCGTGCCGGTCAACTACGACGTCATCGACGACGTCATCGTCTTCCGGACCGCGCCGGACTCCACGCCCGCGGCCGCTGTCGGAACCGAGGTCGCCTTCGAGGTCGACCACATGGACGAGGCCCTCAGCCAGGGCTGGAGCGTCCTCGCCGTCGGCCCCGCGAACGTCGTGACGCAGCCCGACACCGTCCGCAGGCTCACCGAACACGCCCACACCACGCCATGGGCAGGCGGTGAACGCGACATGTGGGTCTCGATCCGGCCCGAACACCTCACCGGCCGCCGCATCACCGCGGCCGAAGGGTGA
- a CDS encoding S-(hydroxymethyl)mycothiol dehydrogenase, which produces MTHQVRAVVARGKGAPVSLETIIVPDPGPGEALVKIEACGVCHTDLHYREGGINDDFPFLLGHEAAGVVESVGEGVTDVAPGDFVILNWRAVCGQCRACLRGRPWYCFDTHNAKQRMTLASTGQELSPALGIGAFAEKTLVAAGQCTKVDRAASAAAAGLLGCGVMAGIGAAVNTGNVGRGDSVAVIGCGGVGAAAVVGSKLAGAAKIIAVDIDDHKLATARKLGATHAVNSKETDAVEAIRELTGGFGADVVIEAVGRPETYQQAFYARDLAGTVVLVGVPTPEMKLELPLLDVFGRGGALKSSWYGDCLPSRDFPMLIDLSLQGRLDLDAFVTETIALDEVEKAFERMHQGDVLRSVVVL; this is translated from the coding sequence ATGACGCACCAGGTCCGTGCTGTCGTCGCGCGGGGCAAGGGTGCCCCCGTCAGCCTGGAGACGATCATCGTGCCGGATCCCGGCCCGGGCGAGGCGCTGGTGAAGATCGAGGCCTGCGGGGTCTGTCACACCGATCTGCACTATCGCGAGGGCGGCATCAACGACGACTTCCCCTTCCTGCTCGGCCACGAGGCGGCGGGTGTCGTGGAGTCGGTGGGGGAGGGCGTCACCGATGTCGCGCCCGGCGACTTCGTCATTCTCAACTGGCGGGCGGTGTGCGGGCAGTGCCGCGCCTGTCTGCGGGGGCGGCCCTGGTACTGCTTCGACACCCACAACGCCAAGCAGAGGATGACCCTCGCCTCGACGGGCCAGGAGCTGTCCCCGGCGCTGGGTATCGGCGCGTTCGCGGAGAAGACACTGGTGGCGGCCGGGCAGTGCACGAAGGTCGACCGGGCCGCGTCGGCCGCCGCCGCCGGACTGCTGGGGTGCGGGGTGATGGCGGGCATCGGTGCGGCCGTCAATACCGGCAACGTCGGACGCGGCGACAGCGTGGCCGTCATCGGCTGCGGTGGCGTCGGGGCCGCGGCGGTCGTCGGGTCGAAGCTGGCCGGGGCGGCGAAGATCATCGCGGTGGACATCGACGACCACAAGCTGGCCACGGCCAGGAAGCTGGGCGCGACCCACGCCGTCAACTCCAAGGAAACCGACGCGGTCGAGGCGATCCGTGAGCTGACCGGCGGCTTCGGTGCCGACGTCGTCATCGAGGCGGTCGGCCGGCCGGAGACGTACCAGCAGGCCTTCTACGCCCGCGACCTCGCCGGCACCGTCGTCCTGGTCGGGGTGCCCACCCCGGAGATGAAGCTCGAGCTGCCGCTGCTGGACGTCTTCGGCCGCGGCGGCGCGCTGAAGTCCTCCTGGTACGGGGACTGCCTGCCGAGCAGGGACTTCCCGATGCTCATCGACCTCTCTCTGCAAGGGCGTCTGGACCTGGACGCGTTCGTCACGGAGACCATCGCCCTGGACGAGGTGGAGAAGGCCTTCGAGCGGATGCACCAGGGCGACGTCCTGCGCTCGGTGGTGGTCCTCTGA
- a CDS encoding MBL fold metallo-hydrolase, whose product MAGAGIERLVTSGTFSLDGGTWDVDNNVWIVGDDADAIVIDAAHDADAIAEALGGRTLRAIVCTHAHNDHIDAAPELAARTGAPILLHRDDLPLWKQTHPDRMPDGDLADVQVLAVAGVDLTVLHTPGHAPGAICLYAPALTALFSGDTLFAGGPGATGRSYSDFPTIVDSIRDRLLTLPGDTVVYTGHGETTTLAAEAPHLQEWIDRGF is encoded by the coding sequence ATGGCCGGCGCCGGCATCGAACGTCTCGTCACCTCGGGGACGTTCTCGCTGGACGGTGGTACCTGGGACGTCGACAACAACGTGTGGATCGTCGGGGACGACGCCGACGCGATCGTCATCGACGCCGCACATGACGCCGACGCGATCGCCGAAGCCCTGGGCGGGCGCACGCTGCGCGCCATCGTGTGCACCCACGCCCACAACGACCACATCGACGCCGCGCCCGAACTGGCGGCACGCACCGGCGCCCCGATCCTGCTCCACCGGGACGACCTGCCGCTGTGGAAGCAGACCCACCCCGACCGGATGCCCGACGGCGATCTGGCCGACGTGCAGGTGCTGGCCGTGGCCGGGGTCGATCTGACGGTGCTGCACACCCCCGGTCATGCCCCGGGCGCGATCTGTCTGTACGCGCCTGCGCTGACCGCGCTCTTCAGCGGCGACACGCTCTTCGCGGGCGGGCCGGGGGCGACGGGAAGGTCGTACAGCGACTTCCCCACCATCGTCGACTCGATCCGGGACCGGCTGCTCACGCTTCCCGGAGACACCGTCGTGTACACCGGGCACGGGGAGACGACCACCCTCGCCGCCGAGGCTCCGCATCTTCAGGAGTGGATCGACCGGGGTTTCTGA
- a CDS encoding bifunctional 3-phenylpropionate/cinnamic acid dioxygenase ferredoxin subunit, translated as MKIPACRLADLPRGEAFRLDIDPPVSVFHTDDGEIFAIDDTCTHQDASLADGWLEGCEVECPLHASKFDLRTGAVDAPPAKLAVRTHEVVVEDGMIHVRVSTDAPNLPPCVASRLAGGSA; from the coding sequence ATGAAGATTCCCGCGTGCCGTCTCGCGGATCTCCCGCGAGGTGAGGCCTTCCGGCTCGACATCGATCCGCCGGTCTCGGTGTTCCATACCGACGACGGCGAGATCTTCGCCATCGACGACACCTGCACCCATCAGGACGCCTCGCTCGCCGACGGCTGGCTGGAGGGCTGCGAGGTGGAATGCCCACTGCATGCCTCGAAGTTCGACCTGAGGACCGGCGCCGTGGACGCTCCGCCGGCCAAGCTCGCGGTCCGGACGCACGAGGTCGTCGTCGAGGACGGCATGATCCACGTCCGGGTGTCGACGGACGCCCCCAACCTCCCGCCCTGTGTCGCGTCCCGGCTCGCTGGGGGTTCCGCGTGA
- a CDS encoding NAD(P)/FAD-dependent oxidoreductase codes for MRTVAVVGASLAGLSAARSLRKQGYDGRLVVIGDETHRPYDRPPLSKEFLAGTLGEADLALETDDEDLRAEWLLGTRATGLDRARRAVRLADGREVRVDGLVIATGAAARGLPGTEGLAGVHTLRTLDDARALRDELARGGRLVVIGGGFIGAEVASTAYALGLDVAVVEVAPTPLAGPLGATMGGIVSALHADHGVRLLCGVGVKGLSGERSVDAVLLEDGRSIPADIVVVGVGARPCVEWLEGSGVELDNGVKCGADGRTSLAGVIAVGDCANWYDPRVGAHRRVEHWTGARERPDAAVATLLAGGAVEPGVPRPPYFWSDQYGVRIQFAGHAAGADSVTVEEGAVDDRNVLAVYRRSGEPVAVLGMNQPRLFTRWRKQLAAATS; via the coding sequence GTGAGGACCGTGGCCGTGGTGGGTGCCTCGCTGGCGGGACTGTCCGCGGCACGCTCGCTGCGGAAGCAGGGCTACGACGGGCGGCTGGTCGTCATCGGCGACGAGACGCACCGCCCGTACGACAGGCCTCCGCTGTCCAAGGAGTTCCTGGCCGGCACCCTCGGCGAGGCGGATCTCGCGCTGGAGACGGACGACGAGGACCTGCGGGCGGAGTGGCTGCTCGGCACCCGAGCCACCGGACTCGACCGCGCCCGGCGCGCCGTGCGGCTCGCCGACGGGCGGGAGGTCCGCGTCGACGGCCTCGTCATCGCGACCGGCGCCGCCGCGCGCGGGCTCCCCGGCACCGAGGGCCTGGCCGGAGTGCACACCCTGCGCACCCTGGACGACGCCCGCGCCCTGCGCGACGAACTGGCCCGGGGCGGACGGCTGGTGGTGATCGGCGGCGGATTCATCGGCGCCGAGGTCGCCTCCACCGCTTACGCCCTCGGTCTCGACGTGGCGGTCGTCGAGGTCGCCCCGACTCCGCTCGCCGGACCGCTGGGCGCGACCATGGGCGGCATCGTCTCCGCGCTCCATGCGGACCACGGCGTACGGCTGTTGTGCGGCGTGGGTGTCAAGGGGCTGAGCGGGGAGCGGAGTGTGGACGCCGTCCTGCTCGAGGACGGCCGCAGCATCCCGGCCGACATCGTCGTCGTCGGCGTGGGTGCCCGCCCCTGCGTCGAGTGGCTGGAGGGATCCGGCGTCGAGCTCGACAACGGCGTCAAGTGCGGTGCCGACGGCCGCACCAGCCTGGCGGGGGTGATCGCGGTCGGCGACTGCGCCAACTGGTACGACCCCCGCGTGGGCGCCCATCGTCGCGTCGAACACTGGACCGGTGCGCGGGAGCGCCCGGACGCCGCCGTCGCCACGCTGCTGGCGGGGGGTGCGGTGGAACCCGGTGTGCCCCGGCCGCCGTACTTCTGGTCCGACCAGTACGGCGTCAGGATCCAGTTCGCCGGTCATGCGGCCGGCGCCGACAGTGTGACCGTAGAGGAAGGCGCCGTGGACGACCGCAACGTCCTGGCCGTCTACCGGCGCTCGGGGGAACCGGTCGCCGTGCTCGGCATGAACCAGCCGCGGCTGTTCACGCGCTGGCGCAAGCAGCTCGCCGCCGCGACGTCTTGA